A genomic region of Campylobacter corcagiensis contains the following coding sequences:
- the cmoA gene encoding carboxy-S-adenosyl-L-methionine synthase CmoA, with amino-acid sequence MRDEVFTKPITKQFEFDENVASVFDDMINRSVPYYQISSDLIAKFLLLSVPKDARILDLGCSTAAMLLKLFELNPKFTLTGVDNSPSMLENAKSKAAAYGANLNLINSDILEFELGLNDAIIMNYTLQFIRPLKREKFIAKIYDNLVENGVFVLSEKVIFEDKKMSKDMIEIYAQYKLEQGYSKFEIAQKREALENVLIPFSEYENIDMLKKAGFRVVETLFKWGNFASFVAIK; translated from the coding sequence ATGAGAGATGAAGTCTTTACAAAGCCTATAACAAAGCAGTTTGAATTTGATGAAAATGTAGCAAGTGTATTTGATGATATGATAAATAGATCAGTTCCATACTATCAAATTTCAAGTGACTTAATAGCTAAATTCTTGCTTTTAAGCGTGCCAAAAGATGCTAGGATTTTAGATCTTGGCTGTTCAACTGCTGCTATGCTTTTAAAGCTTTTTGAGTTAAATCCTAAATTTACTCTTACTGGAGTTGATAACTCACCATCTATGTTAGAAAATGCTAAAAGTAAAGCAGCGGCATATGGTGCGAATTTAAATCTAATCAACTCTGATATTTTAGAATTTGAACTTGGGTTAAACGATGCTATTATCATGAATTATACTCTTCAGTTTATCCGCCCTTTAAAAAGAGAGAAATTCATAGCTAAAATTTATGATAATTTGGTTGAAAATGGAGTATTTGTTCTAAGTGAGAAGGTTATTTTTGAAGATAAAAAGATGAGTAAGGATATGATAGAAATTTATGCTCAGTATAAACTAGAGCAGGGTTATTCAAAATTTGAGATAGCTCAAAAGCGTGAAGCGTTAGAAAATGTACTTATTCCATTTAGTGAGTATGAAAATATAGATATGCTAAAAAAGGCAGGTTTTAGAGTAGTTGAAACGCTATTTAAATGGGGAAATTTTGCTAGTTTTGTAGCTATAAAATAA
- a CDS encoding bifunctional riboflavin kinase/FAD synthetase translates to MDKTEIKSLAIGHFDGFHRGHTKLLEKLCKGAILVIENSDKKLTPKRENFTNLAIFYYNLDEIKALSGKDFVLLLSKEFPNLKRLVVGYDFKFGKNRLSSAKDLKVLFDGEVIIIDEFIYSGTSVHTSVIKKLFTSGDVKKANELLGRNFEIYGKVIKGQGLGKEKLFATLNLEPNEMQFLPKSGVYASFTKFDFKRYKSVTFIGDRVSTDSKFSIETHILESFCVEPKNLSVELISYIRENHKFNDLGDLKSQISKDIIRTKEILS, encoded by the coding sequence GTGGATAAAACAGAGATAAAATCCTTAGCTATCGGGCATTTTGATGGTTTTCACAGGGGTCATACTAAGCTTTTAGAAAAGCTTTGTAAAGGCGCTATTTTGGTCATAGAAAATAGTGATAAAAAGCTAACCCCAAAGCGTGAAAATTTTACAAATTTGGCTATTTTTTACTACAATCTTGATGAGATTAAAGCTTTAAGTGGTAAGGATTTTGTTTTACTTTTATCTAAAGAATTTCCAAATTTAAAGCGTTTAGTAGTTGGATATGATTTTAAATTTGGCAAAAACAGACTCTCATCTGCTAAGGATTTAAAGGTTTTATTTGATGGCGAAGTTATCATAATAGATGAGTTTATTTACAGTGGCACAAGCGTTCACACTAGCGTAATTAAAAAGCTTTTTACTAGTGGCGATGTAAAAAAAGCAAATGAACTTTTAGGGCGAAATTTTGAAATTTATGGCAAGGTTATAAAAGGTCAAGGTCTTGGCAAAGAAAAGCTCTTTGCTACTTTAAATTTAGAGCCTAATGAGATGCAGTTTTTGCCTAAAAGTGGTGTTTATGCTAGTTTTACTAAATTTGATTTTAAAAGATATAAAAGCGTGACTTTTATAGGAGATAGAGTTTCAACTGATAGTAAATTTAGCATAGAAACCCACATTTTAGAGTCATTTTGTGTGGAGCCTAAAAATTTAAGCGTTGAGTTAATTTCATATATAAGAGAAAATCATAAATTTAATGATTTAGGTGATTTAAAATCACAAATTTCAAAAGATATTATAAGAACAAAGGAGATTTTATCATGA
- a CDS encoding lipocalin family protein gives MKRYFTYLKSSFFVVFIAIFMAGCFAQKEQKVFQVKDNFNIYDFTGTWYEVGSTKNSSNLSDIKVNFAVDNGKIRVVKTGHLPDGSSKKEQFLARFGLDDKNASMLEISRYGLIYEPLYIVRNDRYQYAMMYIGNKDISIVSRAKTIPEVVRVIYKDKAKSDGFDIGRIEWIKQR, from the coding sequence ATGAAGAGATATTTTACCTATTTAAAAAGTAGTTTTTTTGTAGTTTTTATAGCCATTTTTATGGCTGGCTGTTTTGCACAAAAAGAACAAAAAGTTTTTCAGGTTAAAGATAATTTTAATATCTATGATTTTACAGGAACTTGGTATGAAGTTGGAAGTACAAAAAACAGCTCAAATTTAAGTGATATCAAAGTAAATTTCGCAGTTGATAATGGCAAGATTAGAGTTGTAAAAACTGGTCATTTGCCTGATGGCAGTAGTAAAAAAGAGCAGTTCTTAGCTCGTTTTGGGCTTGATGATAAAAACGCTAGTATGCTTGAGATAAGTAGATACGGGCTAATTTATGAGCCACTTTATATCGTTAGAAATGACCGCTATCAATACGCTATGATGTATATCGGAAATAAAGATATCTCTATTGTATCAAGAGCAAAAACCATTCCAGAAGTTGTAAGAGTTATATATAAAGACAAGGCAAAATCAGATGGCTTTGATATAGGTAGGATCGAGTGGATAAAACAGAGATAA
- the tlyA gene encoding 23S rRNA (cytidine-2'-O)-methyltransferase TlyA, with protein MRADLYTANALNISRNKASEMIKNGEILLDGEILSKPSLEIDSGNIVARSKIYVSRAALKLKSFLKEVPLDLAGKSAIDVGSSTGGFVQILLENGVKEVVAVDVGSSQLSEILRDKANVVIKENCDIRDFKSDKSFEILTCDISFISLNLVLDKISQLFSEFAILLFKPQFEVGKDTKRDKKGVVVDKKAIEKAAKRFELNAAKLGLLMIDKKASKVLGKDGNEEIFYLFKK; from the coding sequence GTGAGAGCTGATTTATATACCGCAAATGCCCTAAATATAAGCCGTAACAAAGCTAGCGAGATGATAAAAAATGGTGAAATTTTACTTGATGGTGAAATTTTATCTAAACCAAGCCTTGAGATAGATAGTGGTAATATAGTAGCAAGGTCTAAAATTTATGTATCAAGAGCAGCTCTTAAACTTAAAAGTTTTTTAAAAGAAGTGCCACTAGATTTAGCTGGTAAGAGTGCTATTGATGTAGGAAGTTCTACTGGTGGATTTGTTCAAATTTTACTAGAAAATGGCGTAAAAGAAGTTGTAGCTGTTGATGTTGGCTCATCTCAGCTTAGTGAAATTTTAAGAGATAAAGCAAATGTTGTAATTAAAGAAAACTGCGATATAAGGGATTTTAAAAGCGATAAAAGCTTTGAAATTTTAACTTGTGATATAAGTTTTATATCTCTAAATTTAGTCTTAGATAAAATTTCACAGCTTTTTAGTGAGTTTGCTATTTTGCTTTTTAAGCCCCAGTTTGAAGTGGGAAAAGATACAAAAAGAGATAAAAAAGGTGTAGTCGTTGATAAAAAAGCCATTGAAAAAGCAGCTAAAAGATTTGAACTAAATGCTGCTAAACTAGGGCTTTTGATGATAGATAAAAAAGCGAGTAAAGTTTTAGGAAAGGATGGAAATGAAGAGATATTTTACCTATTTAAAAAGTAG
- the ligA gene encoding NAD-dependent DNA ligase LigA, translated as MSFEDYKKAIKTLNLWAKAYYTDDKPLASDAEYDELYAKVVAYESKHPNDILPDSPTLRVGDDVSAKFSQVEHIEPMWSMENVTNFNELNAWIKRGSKVGLKLYCEPKFDGSSMNLLYENGTLVRASTRGDGRVGEDITQNAKTIKSVLKNISYKGRIEIRGEVVIAKSDFEDINLERQSLNLPPLANPRNAAAGSLRQLDSSITASRKLKFIPWGVGTNELDFTTHSEIMKFISSLGFLKDEFVRICSSQKDVQNAYEELTKMRQSKDIMMDGMVVRVDDLAKCEELGYTVKFPKFMVAYKFPPLEKTTKLLGVALQVGRSGVVTPVAELEPVNIDGAVVRNATLHNFSEIKRLGLMIGDYVTIIRSGDVIPKILSVFKDRRDGSEVSIQKPKNCPECGSALYEEEIFIKCQNLDCRARVLNSLIYFTSKNCMDIDGLGSKIIEILYSKGKISKIIDIYHLKFSDFVDLEGFKEKKITNLLNAIESSKNAPLYRFITSLGIEHIGEVAARKIADAFGENWLNASKDEILGLDGFGVAMSESFVQFIAVNMGEILELLEAIKPTSTKLEIKNSAFSGKTVVITGTLSKSRDFFKEALIKMGAKVSSSVSKKTDFVLAGNDAGSKLDKAKELGIKVIDELEFKDLSES; from the coding sequence GTGAGTTTTGAAGATTATAAAAAAGCCATAAAAACACTAAATTTATGGGCAAAAGCTTACTATACAGATGATAAACCCTTAGCAAGCGATGCTGAGTATGATGAACTTTATGCTAAGGTCGTAGCTTATGAAAGCAAGCATCCAAACGATATTTTGCCTGATTCTCCAACTTTAAGAGTAGGTGATGATGTAAGTGCTAAATTTAGCCAAGTAGAGCACATTGAGCCAATGTGGTCGATGGAAAATGTCACTAACTTTAATGAACTAAATGCTTGGATAAAAAGAGGTAGTAAAGTTGGTCTTAAACTCTACTGTGAGCCAAAATTTGATGGAAGTAGTATGAATTTGCTATATGAAAATGGCACTTTAGTTAGGGCTAGTACAAGAGGGGATGGCAGGGTTGGCGAAGATATAACTCAAAATGCTAAAACAATCAAGTCTGTTTTAAAAAATATAAGCTATAAGGGTCGTATCGAGATACGCGGTGAAGTTGTGATTGCAAAAAGTGATTTTGAAGATATAAATTTAGAAAGACAAAGTTTAAACTTGCCACCATTAGCAAATCCTAGAAATGCAGCAGCTGGGAGTTTAAGGCAGCTTGATTCCTCTATAACAGCTAGTAGAAAGCTTAAATTTATTCCATGGGGTGTTGGGACAAACGAGCTTGATTTTACTACTCATAGTGAGATTATGAAATTCATATCTTCTCTTGGCTTTTTAAAAGATGAGTTTGTAAGAATTTGTAGCAGTCAAAAAGATGTTCAAAACGCTTATGAAGAGCTAACAAAAATGCGTCAAAGCAAAGATATTATGATGGATGGAATGGTTGTTAGAGTTGATGATTTGGCAAAATGCGAAGAGCTTGGATATACTGTGAAATTTCCAAAATTCATGGTTGCTTACAAATTTCCACCTTTGGAAAAAACCACAAAGCTTTTAGGAGTTGCTTTACAAGTTGGCAGAAGTGGCGTTGTAACGCCTGTAGCTGAACTTGAGCCTGTAAATATAGACGGAGCTGTGGTTAGAAACGCTACACTTCATAATTTTAGTGAGATTAAGCGACTTGGGCTGATGATTGGTGATTATGTTACTATTATACGAAGTGGCGATGTGATACCTAAAATTTTAAGCGTTTTTAAAGATAGACGAGATGGTAGCGAAGTATCAATACAAAAGCCTAAAAACTGCCCAGAGTGCGGAAGTGCTTTGTATGAAGAAGAAATTTTTATCAAGTGTCAAAATTTAGACTGTAGGGCAAGAGTATTAAACTCACTTATATATTTTACTTCTAAAAACTGTATGGATATAGATGGTCTTGGAAGTAAAATCATAGAAATTTTATATAGCAAGGGTAAAATTTCAAAGATTATTGATATTTATCATCTAAAATTTAGTGATTTTGTGGATTTAGAAGGTTTTAAAGAAAAAAAGATTACAAATTTATTAAACGCTATTGAGTCTTCAAAAAATGCTCCGCTTTACCGCTTTATAACATCTCTTGGCATAGAACACATAGGAGAGGTTGCAGCTAGAAAGATAGCTGATGCATTTGGTGAAAACTGGCTAAATGCTAGCAAAGATGAAATTTTAGGTCTTGATGGATTTGGGGTGGCGATGAGTGAGAGTTTTGTGCAGTTTATAGCTGTAAATATGGGTGAAATTTTAGAGCTTTTAGAAGCTATAAAGCCAACTTCAACTAAACTTGAGATAAAAAATAGTGCATTTAGTGGTAAAACAGTTGTGATTACTGGAACTTTGAGTAAAAGTAGAGATTTTTTCAAAGAAGCACTCATTAAAATGGGAGCAAAAGTAAGCTCATCTGTATCTAAAAAAACAGACTTCGTTCTAGCTGGAAACGATGCAGGAAGTAAGCTTGATAAGGCTAAAGAGTTAGGTATAAAAGTTATAGATGAGTTAGAGTTTAAGGATTTAAGTGAGAGCTGA